GGGGCATGTACTGTGCATTTGGATGGCGCACCGATACGCTCATGTGTAACACCAGTATCAGCGGCCAGTGGTAAGAACGTCACAACAATCGAGTCTGTGTCTGATACTGAGATAGGTAAGCGCGTACAAGATGCATGGATAGCAGAAGAAGTTGTTCAATGTGGCTACTGTCAATCAGGTCAGATCATGTCGGCCATCGCTTTGCTGAAAGATAAGCCAACACCAACGGATGCTGATATTGATAGCGCCATGTCTGGCAATATTTGCCGCTGTGGCACCTATGTTCGTATTCGTGCGGCAATTAAGCGCGCAGCTAATCCTGTGAAAGCGGAGGCTTAATCATGAATATGATTGATAAAGACTTAGTTGGCGCTAGTACGAGTGCTGTTAAATCTCCAGAACCAAGTAGCCTAATATCAGGCGGCGTA
This genomic window from Methyloradius palustris contains:
- a CDS encoding (2Fe-2S)-binding protein, producing MITLKVNGKEHELDVTDDMPILWAIRDVVGMTGTKFGCGMALCGACTVHLDGAPIRSCVTPVSAASGKNVTTIESVSDTEIGKRVQDAWIAEEVVQCGYCQSGQIMSAIALLKDKPTPTDADIDSAMSGNICRCGTYVRIRAAIKRAANPVKAEA